The Parabacteroides timonensis sequence TGGGGAAAGTACAGGTAGATGGTCCGTCGGATGGTATTTGCTATTATAATGACGAGATCACGCTGGTTGCCTATCCGGAAAGTGGCGTTATGTTTAACGGTTGGTCTGACGATAAAGAGGTGAAGAGTCAACTACGCAAACTGACGCTTACGAAAGATGTAACGATTGCGCCACTCTTCAGCGGTGTACCGACAGGCATCGAATCTCTTTCGACAGCTCGTATGTATACTACGGAAGGAACCCTTGTTATCGAAGGTGTAGCCCAGGGTTATGTAACGATTGTCGGCATGGATGGTCGTATACAGCGTCAGCAGATCAGTGGTGATAGCCGTATCCAGCTGGCTAGTGGTGTGTATGGTGTGATACTTGAAGAAGGTTCGAAAGTGATCCGGACTAAAGTGATCGTGAAGTAATAGATAAACATCCATAGGGTAAAGAATACCCTGTGATAAAAAAGGATAGCTCCTGGAAGTTTGAGATAAACTTTCAGGGGCTGTTTTATTATAAGATTTATACTTTAATACTGCCGGTAACGGTTTGTTCGGTTTCCGCAAAAAGCTCTGCGAAAGGTTTTCCTTTCACGGGGATAGGATCGTGGATGATGAGTTCGATTCGATTACCGAGTCCCAAAGGAAAAGTACCCCATTTCGTCATCTTCCATGAATTGTTGATAGTTACTGGAACCATATAGGCTGACGGTGCATACTTACAGAGGATTTTCAGGCCGTTTTCGGCAAAAGGGCGAGGTTTACCTGTTTTGCTTCTTGTCCCTTCCGGAAAAATTACTGCCGAACGTTTGTTCGTTTCGATATATTCAGCCATTACGCGGATAGCTGTCAAAGCTTGCTTCGGGTCTTTCCGGTCGATAAGTACCGATCCGCCATGGACGAGGTTGTATGAGATGCTGGGAATCCCTTTGCCTAGTTCGATTTTACTGATAAATTTAGGGTGTACCTTGCGCATGAACCAGCAGATGGTGGTAATATCATACAGGCTTTGATGGTTCGAAGCAATTATCAGGGGAGAATTAGTCGGGAGCTTTTCCAGTCCGCTCACTTTGTATCTTGTTCCCAACACGTACGTGTTGAATACTAAGAAAAAACTTAAGACATCCACACTTTTTTTGTGTGCTTTGTAGCCAAACAGGTTGAAGCATATCCACTGTACTGCGTGGAAGAATACCAACGTAATTCCAAATAACAAATAGTAGATAACTGAAAGTGGATACGAAACGATTTTTTCCATCTTATCCTTTAAATTGTATATTCATAAATTCGACCTTGCACCTGTAAATAATGCGACAAAAGTATGAAAAAATTATTCTACTATGGTGATTAGGGATAATTATTGTAGTATTTCTGTGTTTGCCAGCGTTGTGCATTTCTCCTTTTGGAGCGCGCACTAGGCATAAAAACTTGTTGAAGCATATCGTCGAATGAGATGCCTGAAGGTTTTTGAGCGTTAGCTCTGATATCGGGGGAAACATAGAAGGAGCCGAACATTTTGATCCGGGGTAGGGGCTTGTCGAGTCCGTAGCGCATAAAAACAGCAGGAGGCAAATCTTTCAGTGCCACTTTTCGGTTGGGGTTGTGTTCTTCCACATCCTCCGGACGTACATATTCAGAGAAATCTTTCAGTACGTATGAAGCAGGAGAGGTGGATGGTGCCATGATCATGTTTGACGCCGGTTTATCTGTGTTGATGAGTGTTCCGGATTCTATTGCTTTCAACGCTTCCTGATTCAATTCTATCTTTTCTTTGCCGGAAATGACTTTTTGAAGCCATACCGAATCCTTTTCTGTCCATTGACTGTATACATATTCTGTACCGCTCAGGCAGATCAACATCCATATAATTAATCTTTTGCTCATCTAAAATCGTTCAGCTTCCCGTATTTTATTTATAAAACGCGCGGGAAGCTGAAATACTGCGTGGCATTTATGTTTATTTAGTTTCGATCACTTCTTTTACCTTTGCTTTTAAATCGTCACCACGCAGGTCGCGGGCTATGATCGTGCCGTCGGGACCAAACAGGATGATATGGGGAATACCGTTGATACCGTATAACTTACCGGGAGTATCTCCTGCATTTAAGATCTGAGGCCATGTTATTTTCAAATCAGTTATGGCCTTTTGCGTGTCGGCAGTGCGATCCCATACGGCAACACCAATAACCTCTAGACCTTTATCTTTATATTGTTTATATACCTCTGCCAATACCGGAGTTTCTTCACGGCAAGGGCCGCACCAACTAGCCCAGAAATCGACCAGCGCGTATTTCCCTTTTCCGACATAATCGGATAAAGAAGCTTTACTTCCATCTTCTGCTTCGATTGTGAAATCGACAAAAGGTTTTCCCTCGGCTGTTTGTTCCAGTGCTTCAATCTGTTGTATCGTTTCCTGCATATTCGGAGTATTGCGAACCGTTTCACCAAGCAGTGCTATTCTAGGCTTTACCTGTTCGGGAGTAAGATAGATATTCAGATAATTCAAAGCGATTGCTCCGATCGGATTATTTGAGTTTTTATTGAGGAAACTGTCGAGCATAGCGATAAAAGCTGGTTTCCATTCATTCTTGAAATAATCGCTTTGTTGCTGCATACGCTCTTTTTTGTCCTCTATTTGTTCCATTAACTCGCGTTGTTTGGAGTCGATCATATCAGACATTTTATTTTGGGCGGTACGGAAATTAGCTAATTCTTTATTTAAAGATGTTCCTGATGGAAGTTCCGGCTTGCCTAAATCAAGATTAATCGTCCCGTTTTCAAGAATGAAAGATACATAATATTCCCGACTGGCAGTGATCTGGCAAAAAGCAGGGGTGTCTATCTTTCCGGTGAAAGTGAAAGTCTTTCCCGTGATGACAGTACTGTCTATCTTATTATTGTTGTTGTCGCGGTTAACAATATAAATCGTTTCACCATCCAGCGAATTGTCCGGAATCGTACCGTTTATGGTATAAGTCGTAGCCGACTTTTCCGAACAGCTGCTGAGTAGCGTTAATCCGATTAACAATGTAAATAAAAAGTTTGTCTTCATATAGTCGATAATTATAAGATTTATACATCTCATTCAAAAAACTATACAAATGTATAAAAGAATCTTTCATATTCAGTCTGATTTTCTTTTCCTTACTTTTATTTGTTCTATTATCATCAAACGGATAGAACACAATCATCAAATGAAAGGAGCATATATGTGTTTTATTCGTTTGATATATATCGAACGCAAAAACGTACGAATACTAATCTGTGTTTGAATAGGGAAAATACATATCATACCATGAAAAAACATCTCCAGCCATTGCGATAAATAAAAAACTATTATCTTTGTTCCGTTACCCGCTATTGGGCAACAGACCATTAAAACCATTAACATATGGAAAGATACGTGAATATCATGCTTGATGAGGGCTTTAAAACAGTCTTCGGAGTAAAGCAAGTAGCCATTGACTTTATCAATGCCGCCCTCCTGGGTGAGCGCCAGGTGAAAGACTTGACTTATCTTGATAAAGAAATCCAGCCGGAAGTAATAGAACAACGCACGGTAATCTTCGATCTCCTTTGCGAGGACGTGGACGGAAGTAAATTCA is a genomic window containing:
- a CDS encoding TlpA disulfide reductase family protein, whose translation is MKTNFLFTLLIGLTLLSSCSEKSATTYTINGTIPDNSLDGETIYIVNRDNNNNKIDSTVITGKTFTFTGKIDTPAFCQITASREYYVSFILENGTINLDLGKPELPSGTSLNKELANFRTAQNKMSDMIDSKQRELMEQIEDKKERMQQQSDYFKNEWKPAFIAMLDSFLNKNSNNPIGAIALNYLNIYLTPEQVKPRIALLGETVRNTPNMQETIQQIEALEQTAEGKPFVDFTIEAEDGSKASLSDYVGKGKYALVDFWASWCGPCREETPVLAEVYKQYKDKGLEVIGVAVWDRTADTQKAITDLKITWPQILNAGDTPGKLYGINGIPHIILFGPDGTIIARDLRGDDLKAKVKEVIETK
- a CDS encoding DUF4858 domain-containing protein, whose product is MSKRLIIWMLICLSGTEYVYSQWTEKDSVWLQKVISGKEKIELNQEALKAIESGTLINTDKPASNMIMAPSTSPASYVLKDFSEYVRPEDVEEHNPNRKVALKDLPPAVFMRYGLDKPLPRIKMFGSFYVSPDIRANAQKPSGISFDDMLQQVFMPSARSKRRNAQRWQTQKYYNNYP
- a CDS encoding lysophospholipid acyltransferase family protein, which gives rise to MEKIVSYPLSVIYYLLFGITLVFFHAVQWICFNLFGYKAHKKSVDVLSFFLVFNTYVLGTRYKVSGLEKLPTNSPLIIASNHQSLYDITTICWFMRKVHPKFISKIELGKGIPSISYNLVHGGSVLIDRKDPKQALTAIRVMAEYIETNKRSAVIFPEGTRSKTGKPRPFAENGLKILCKYAPSAYMVPVTINNSWKMTKWGTFPLGLGNRIELIIHDPIPVKGKPFAELFAETEQTVTGSIKV